A window of Acidobacteriota bacterium genomic DNA:
ACTCGACGCCCATCGTTCACGTGACCCTCTGGGACCACGTGGGTTCGAAGGACGAGAAGCGCGGACGCACCGGCTTCGCGCACCTCTTCGAGCACATGATGTTCAAGGGCAGCCGCAACGTGGCGCCCGAGGCGCACACGTCCTACATCGCGTCGGTGGGCGGGCAGAGCAATGCCTACACCAACGAGGACACGACGGTGTTCTGGCAGACGGTGCCCGCGCAGTACCTGCCGCTCACGCTCTGGCTCGAAGCCGACAGGATGGCGTCGCTGCGCGTCGAGGACTCGACGTTCAAGATGGAGCGCGAGGTCGTCAAGGAAGAGCGGCGCCAGCGTGTGGAGAACCAGCCCTACGGCCGTCTGTCGGAGATCATCTACGACACGGCGTTCACCACGCATCCTTACAAGCATCCCGTCATCGGCAGCATGCAGGATCTCGAAGCGGCGAGCATCGAGGACGTGCGCGAGTTCCACAGGACGTACTACAGGCCCGACAACGCCACGCTCGTGATCGTGGGCGATTTCGAGCCGACTGTGGCGCGCTCGCTCGTCGAGCGCGAGTTCTCGAAGGTGCCCAGGCCGACGGGCACCGTGCCGCGCAACATCCCGCAGGAGCCGAAGCGCACCTCCGAGCTGCGCGTGACCATCGAGGAGGACTGGCCGCTGCCGGCGGTGGTCGTGGCCTATCCGATCACCTACGACGGCAATCCCGACTCGTACCCGCTTCACGTCGCCGCCAAGGTGCTGTCGGACGGCGCCAGTTCGCGCATCCATCAGCGCCTCGTGTACAAGGAGCGCCTCGCGCTCTCGGCGTTCGGGCAGGCGAACCTGATCGAGGATCCGAACCTGTTCTACGCCGTCGCGGTCGTCGCGCCAGGACAGTCGCCGGCCAAGGCGGCCGACGCGTTGATCGAGGAGATGGATCGCCTGGTAACGGCCCCCATCACCGCACGGGAGTTGCAGCGCGCCAAGAACCAGTTCGCGCGCGATTACGTGATCGGACGACAGACCGTGCAGGGAAAGGCGTCGATGCTCGCGCACGCGGTCGTGCTGCACAAGGGCGACGTCGGCACGGCCGACGGCGAGTTCGACATCTTCCAGAAGATGACGGTCGAGGACGTGCAGCGGGTGGCCCGGACCTATTTCACGCCGCAGACCCTCATGGTGCTGACGGTGATGCCGCGCGGTCAGCGCCCGGTGGGAGACGAGTGATGCGGTTGCCCGTGCGCGCCACCTTGATGCTCCTCATCGCGGCCCTGGTGGCCGCCTCGTCGCCGCTGTGCGCGCAGGACCGCCCGCCGCGGCCGCTCGACGCGCCAGACCTCAAGATTCCGCCCTACGAGATCCGGACGCTGCAGAACGGATTGCGCGTCGTGGTGGTCGCCCAGCACGAGCAGCCGGCGGTGAGCCTGCGGCTGATCGTGAAGGCGGGCGCCGCGCAGGATCCGATGAACAAGCCGGGCCTGGCGGGCATGGTTGGCGCCCTGCTCGATCAGGGGACGGCGAAGCGATCGTCGGAGGCGATCTCGGATGCCATCGACTACATCGGCGGCGCGCTCGGCACGGGCGCGGCTACCGATCTGTCGTTTGTCAACATCCTCATCCTGAAGGACAGCTTCGACTTCGGGCTGGACCTGATGTCCGAGGTCGTGCGTACGCCCTCGTTCCCGCAGGACGAGCTCGATCGCGTTCGCGATCAGGCGCTCTCGGCCATGAGCGTCAACATGCAGGACCCCGACTTCGTGGCAGACGCCGTGATCGGCCGGCTCGTCTACGGCTTCCATCCGTACGGCCTGCCGCGCAACGGCACGCCGGAGTCGCTGCCCGAGATCACGCGCGACGACCTCGTGACGTTTCACTCCACGTGGTTCGCGCCCAACAACGCCATTCTCGCCGTGGTCGGCGACGTGGACGTCGAGGCGGCGTTCGCGGCGGTGACACAGGTGTTCGGGTCCTGGCAACCGCACGACGTCCCTGCGGCGCTCGATGCCGAACTGCCGGAACCGACGCGCCGTGTCGTGCTGGTGGATCGGCCCAACGCCGTCCAGACGGAGATCCGCGCCGGACACGTCGCCATCGCCCGCAAGCACCCCGACTTCATGACGCTGAACCTCGCCACGAAGATCCTCGGCGGCGAGGGTGCCAATCGCCTGCAGAACGTCCTGCGATCGGAGAAGGGCCTCACGTACGGGGCCTCGGCGGACATGGACGCGTTCAAGCTCGCGGGTTCGATCATCGCCGAGACCGATACGCAGACGTCCACCACCGGCGAAGCGCTGCGCCTGACCATCGGCGAGTTCCAGCGGCTCGTGCGCGAGCCTGTTGGCGAGCGGGAGCTGATGGGCGCCCAGGCCTATCTCTCCGGCAGCTTCCCGCTCAGCATCGAGACGGCCGACGACATCGCGCTGCAGGTGCTCAACCTCCTGTTCTTCGACCTCGACGTGAAGGATCTGGAGACGTATCGCGATCGCGTGAACGCCGTCACGAGCGCCGACATCCAGCGCGTGGCGCAACAGTTCGTCAAGCCGAACCGGCTGTCGATCGTGCTGGTCGGCGACGCATCGCGCGTGCTGCCGCAGCTCGAGGCGGTGGGCGTGGACAACGTCGAGGTGCTGCCGCTTTCGGAACTCGACCTGACCAGTCCGTCGCTGCGCCGCAAGGGACCCCTGCCGTCGCTGGTGCCAGGCCGCTGAGGCGCGCATGTCGCGCGTGATGATCTCGTGCGGCGAGCCGTCGGGCGACCTGTACGCCGGCGCGCTTGCCTCGGCGCTGCGCCGCCAGGCGCCCGATGTCGAGGTGTTCGGCTTCGGCGGGCCGCGCCTGGCCGCTGCCGGTGCTGAGTTGCTTGGCTCCTATGAGGGGCTGGCCGTTACGGGTCTGTCCGAAGTGTTGCGCACGCTGCCGCGCACGTGGCGGATGTACAAGCACCTCGTCGCGGAAGCCGAGCGTCGTCGCCCCGACGTGTTCGTCGCGATCGACTTCGCGGATTTCAACTTCAGACTGGGTCAGGCTCTTCACGCACGCGGGATCCCCGTCGTGTACTACATCGGCCCGCAACTCTGGGCGTGGCGCCCCGGGCGCATGAAGGTGATCGAGCGGTTCGCGTCGCGCGTGCTCGTCATCTTCCCGTTCGAGCGCGAGCTCTACGAACGGGCCGGCGTCCCCGTCACGTTCGTCGGGCACCCGCTCATCGACCTGATCGACGCCCGGATCTCACGTGAGGATCTCCTTGCGAGTCATGGCTTGTCGGCTGGCGCGCGCACGATCGCGCTGCTTCCAGGCAGCCGTCACAACGAGGTGGTCAGTACGCTGCCGACGATGATCGAGGCGTGTCGGCGGCTGCGTGACGACGCGCCGGACTTGCAGTTCGTCGTGGCGCGTGCGCCGGGTCTGGCTGACGCCGACTTGGCCGTGGCGCAGTCGGCCGGGTTGCCTCTGGCGATCCATCAGGGCGATACCGACGCCGTCCTGGCCGCGAGCGATCTCGTGCTCACGGCGTCGGGGACGGCCACGGTCCAGACGGCTCTCCACGGCAGGCCGATGGTGATCGTGTACCGGCTGTCGCCGCTGACCTACAGACTCGGCCGGCCGTTCGTGAAGGTCGACACGTTCGGCATGGTCAACCTGATCGCGGGGACGCGCATCGTGCCGGAGTTGATCCAGGACGATTTCACCGCCGAGCGTCTCCACGCCGAAGCGCGCCGATTCCTGACCGACCCCGCGTATGCCGATGAGGTACGCAGGCAGTTGGGGGAGGTCGTGCGGGCTCTTGGCGGTCCTGGTGCGTCGGATCGGGCAGCGGCGGCGGTACTGGATGTTGCGGGAGCTGAGGTGTAGCCGCCGGATTTCATCCGGCGGACGGAGATCGCTGACTGCCGGACAAAGTCCGGCAGCTCATCTGAGTAGTGGGGGGCGGCAGCTACACCTTGGAGGAAGTCGAGGCGTGACGGTGCACGAACGACGGTCGAGACGAGCATGGATGGGCGTGGTGGTGCTGGCGTGGCTCTGCGCCGGGCCGACGTCCGACGCGCGAGCCTCCACCGTCGTGCCGCTGGCGCTGAGCGAACTGGTGGGTGCCGCGGATGTCATCGTCGACGGCACGGTCCAAGACGTGCAGCACGTCGAGGTCAGCGGACGCATCGAGCGAATCGTGCGCGTACGGGTCGCGTCGGCGTGGAAGGGCGAGCCTGACGCGGTCGTGTACGTGCGCCTGGCGGGTGGGCGCATCGGCCGCACGGAAACACGCGTGCCTGGCGTACCGGATGTCGCCGCGGGAGACAGGGGCGTGTGGTTTCTCGCGTCACATCCGCGCGGTGGCTACAGCGTGGTCGGACTCCACCAGGGCGCGATGCGCGCGACCATGGGGCCAGACGGCGTCGCGCGCGTACTGGCGCCGTCGACGTCGGCCGACGCACGAGGCGCCGTGTCGCGGCTTCCGCGCACGATGACCGATCTCGCACGCGACGTCCGCACCCTTGCCGCTGCCGGAGCCGCGCGATGACGCGACCTTCGGCTCGGAGCCTTGTCGGCAGGACATTCCCGGCATCGCAGCCCGCCTTCGCGCCCGCGGCGCTACGGCGCGGCAAGCATGCCCGACATTTCGCGCTCGTGGCCGTGCTCGCGCTGCTGGCGACGATGCCGACGTCGGCGTATCTGAAGTTCGGCTACGCCATCGACGGGCGGTCCGTCGTGCTCAAGTGGCCCGATGGGCAGCCCGTTCGCTACGCGGTGGGATCGCGCGGTGTCGCCGGTGTCTCGGCGACTGACTTCCGCGAGGCCATCGCCCGCGCGTTCCAGACGTGGGAATCGGTGCCGACCGCATCGATCCGCTTCCAGCAGGACGGTGTGACCGATCGTGTGCCGTCCGACAACGACGGCGTCACGCTGCTGGCATTCGACAGTCGTCCCGAACTCGATCGCACGCTCGGTGCCACGAGCTACACGATCGATCTCCTCAGCGGGACGCTGCTCGAAGCCGACGTCTTGTTCAACGCGGCGTTCCCGTGGTCGGTGGCAGGCAGTGGGCAACCCGGTCGCTACGATCTGGAGTCGATCGCGACGCACGAGATCGGACACCTGCTCGGTCTCGGGCATTCGGCGCTTGGCGAAACCGAGGTTCTCGGGTCCGGCCGTCGCGTGCTGTCGGCAGGGGCCGTGATGTTCCCGATCGCGTTCTCACCGGGCAACGTCAGCGGGCGTGTGCTCGAGGCCGACGACATCGCCGGCGTCTCCGACATCTATCCCGACGGCACGTTCCGTCGTGAGACCGGCAGCATCTCCGGCCGCGTGACCAAGGATGGTATCGGCGTCTTCGGTGCGCACGTCGCGGCGATGCACCTGCGCTCGGGGAAGCTCGTGGGCGGCGTGACGCTGGACGATGCAGGCAACTTCATCCTTGCTGGCCTCGAGCCCGGCCCAGTCGTGCTGCGGGTGGAGCCGCTTGACGATGGCGACGTGAGGAGCTTCATCGACTCGCCGCGCGTGGACGTGAACTTTCGGGTGGCGTTCTCCCCGCGTGCGGTGTTCGTGCCCCGCGCGGGCAACATTCCCGACGTCGTGATCACGGTCGTGGCCAAGTGAACGTGCGCGCGGCTGGATGGTGGGTGCTGGTCGGCGTCGTGCTGTCGGCTGCGCCGGCGTTCGCGCAGCAGACGGCATCGTCGCGACAGGCGGGTGAGCGACGGTTCGAACTGGCGGTGCTCGGCGGCGTGTTCGGCGGCGCGGATCTCGGTGGCGTGCCGGCGAACATGTCGACCAACGACGTGCCGTCGAGCGGACAGGCGGCGCTCTTCACCACGAAGACGTCGATCTCCGATGCGCCAGTCGTGGACGGGCGCGTGGGCGTGCGCATCGCCGGAGGATGGTGGGCCGAGGGTGGATTCTCGTACGCCCGGCCGGACTTCGCCGTGCGCCTGTCCGCAGATACGGAAGGGGCACCTGACGTGACGGCCACGTCGCGCCTCACGCAGGTGGTGGCGGATGGCGCGCTGCAGCATCGATGGACGGGCCGGCGTGTGTCGCCGTTCGTGGTGGCCGGCGGCGGCTACCTGCGCCAGCTCGACCAACCCCGCACGACGGCCGAGACCGGCTCCGTGGTGTATGCGGGTGGCGGCGTGCGTGTGCGGCTGTCGCGTGCGCCTCGCGGATGGACCAGCCGTCTCGCCCTTCGCGGCGACGCGCGCCTCGTCTGGCTCCGCGGCGGAATCCGCCTCGCCGAAGAGCGCGGTCCCACGTTCGTCGTCGTGGGTGGACTTACGTACGGCTTGTAAGTCAGCGAACTCCCAGCAGGATGTCCGTCGTGAGCTGGTCGAGGCGCTCGTAGGCGAGGCCTCGCGCGGCGATCGCGTGCCTGTCGAACGTGCGGCCGGCGAGTGCGCGCGCGCCGTCGGCCGTGAACGCCCCGACGCTGCTGCCGTCGCCGTGCGCGTCGCGCAGGATCGCCTGGATCTCCGCGTCGGCATTCCACTGCGCGGCCTTCTCCTTCAGGATCAGGTACGTGCGCATGCACCCGCGCGCGAACGCCTTCACGCCTTCGCGATCCTCGGTGCGATAGGCGTGCGCGTCGAAGTGGCGCGGCCCGTCGTAGCCGACGTCCTCCAGGAACTTCACGAGGAAAAACGCCGCGCGCGGATTGGCGGCGCCGAAGCGGTAGTCCTGATCGTAGCGGCCCGGATTCTGGTCGTTCAGGTCGATGTGGAACAGCTTGCCGGCTTCCCACGCCTGCGCCACGGCGTGCGTCACGTTCAGCCCGGCCATCGTCTCGTGGGCGACCTCGGGATTGACACCCACCATCTCCGGATGCGCGAGCGTAGGGATGAAGCCGAGATAGTTGCCCGTCGTGGCCATGTAGATGTCGCCGCGCGGTTCGTTCGGCTTGGCTTCGAGCGCGAACCGATAGCCGTAACGCTGCGACAGGCTGTACGCGCACAGGTAATCGACGGCTTCCCTGAGCCGCTTGACGGCCTCGTCGGGGCGCCGGCACGCGTCGGTCTCGGTGCCTTCGCGTCCGCCCCACAGGACGAACGTTGTCGCGCCGAGTTCCGCGCCGATGTCCATCGCCGCCATCGTCTTCTGGATGGCGTAGGCGCGCACCTGCGGATCGTTGGCGGTGAAGGCGCCGTCCTTGAAGATCGGATCGGTGAACAGGCTCACGGTGGCCATCGGGCACACGATGCCGTGCGCCTGCATCGCGGCCTTGAACGCGCGCACGATGGCGTCGCGCTCGGTGGGCGTGGTGTCGATGGGCACGAGGTCGTTGTCGTGGAGGTTGACGCCCCACGCACCGACCTCAGCGAGCATCGCGACAGCCTCGTCCGGAGGCAGCGCCTCCCGCACGGGTTCCCCGAAAGGATCGCGGCCGCGATTGCCGACGGTCCAGAGACCGAACGAGAACTTGTGCGACGGGGCAGGGCTGTACGGGTCTGGCACGGAACGATCTCCGAAGAAGGGGACTCGCGGGGGAGTGTACGTCAGGGCTGCCGTTGCGGCGGCGGCTCGTCGAGTGCGGCGTCGATCGCGTTGCGCACCGTCTCGTCATCGGGTGCGACGCGACTGGAGAAGTACGCCTTGACCCTGCCGTCGCGGCCGACCACGTACTTGCCGAAGTTCCAGCTCGGCAAACGGCCGCAGGAGCCAAGGAAGCGATAGACGGATGACTGCGCCGGCCCGTCGCGCGTCACGACCTTGGCAAACAGCGGGAAGCGCACGTCGTACGTCCCCGAGCAGAACGTGGCGATCTCGTCGGCGGTGCCGGGTTCCTGTGCGCCGAAGTCGTTGCTCGGGAACCCGAGCACGGCGAAGCCGCGATCGGCCAGTGTGTCGTGCAGGCGCTGCAAGCCCGCATACTGCGGCGTGAATCCGCATGCGCTGGCGGTGTTGACCACGAGCGTGACGCGACCGTCGAACGTGGAGAGTGGAACGGGCGACCCGTCGAGCGCGTCCGCCGTGAGGGCGTAGAGCGATCCGTCGGTCTCGCGTAGCGGCGTGAGCGTATTGGTCATGGCAGTCCGGAGGAACGCAACGGCATCGGCCAGACCGCGAGCGATGCGCCTGACGGGGCGACGCGCGCGATTCATGCGAGCGCGTCCCGCACCTGACGCAGCGCGGGGTAGAGAGCCTGATAGGCCCGGTACTGACGCGCGAGCACGGCCCGTCCTTCACCCGGCGCAACCTCGCCCGTGACGCGGACCACGCGATCGCACGCCGTGTCGACGTCGGGCCACACGCCCACGCCGACGCCGGCGAGGATGCCCGCACCGTAGGCCGCGCCTTCCTCGGCCGCAACAGTCTGCACGTCGTGTCCGTACACGTCGGCCTGGATCTGCCGCCACAGCGCGGCGCGGGCGCCGCCGCCACCGAGTCGGATGGCCTCGACCGGCACCTGCATCTCCCGAAGGATCGTGAAGCTGTCCTGCAGGCTGAACGCGACGCCCTCGAGGATGGCGCGAATCACGTGCGCTCGGGTGTGCGACGCGGCAAGGCCGACCAGCGCGGCGCGGGCATGCGCGTCGAGGTGCGGCGTGCGCTCACCCATCAGGTACGGTGCCCACAGCACGCCGTCGGCGCCGGGCGGCACGGCGAGCGCCTCGTCTGCGAGACGCTCGTAGGGGTCGCGGTCGTCACTCGGCCCCGATCCGAATCTGTCGCGGAACCAGCGCAGCGACAGCCCGGCGGCCTGCGTGACGCCCATCACATGCCAGCGTCCAGGCACGGCGTGGCAGAACGTGTGGACGCGGCCCCGCGGATCGAGCGCCGGTCTGTCCGTTGCCGCGAAGACGACGCCGGAGGTGCCGATCGTCGCGCACACGGCCCCGGGTGTCACGATGCCCATGCCAACCGCACCTGCCGCCTGATCGCCGCCGCCGGCCACGACGGGGATGCCGGGACGGAGGCCGACGGCTGTTGCGCCGTCTGTCGTGAGCGATCCCGTGATCTGGGGGCCCTCGAACGCCTCCGGCATCATCGTCGCTTCGATGCCCGTGGCGCCGAACATCTCTCGCGACCAGCGGCGCCGCGCCACGTCGAACAGCAGCGTGCCGGATGCGTCGGCCACGTCTGTGGCGAAGCGTCCCGTGAGGCGATAGCGGATGTAGTCCTTCGGCAGCAGCACGTGGCGCACGCGCGCCCACGCGTCGGGCTCGGTACGGCGCACCCACAGCAGCTTGGGCAGCGTGAAACCCGTCAGCGCCGGGTTACTCGTCCATTCGATGAGGCGAGCCGCGCCGATGCGCTCGGTCAGCAGCGCGCACTCCTCGTGCGTGCGCTGGTCGCACCAGATCAACGCCGGACGCACCACCGCGCCCGCCCCGTCGAGCAGCGTCGCGCCGTGCATCTGTCCCGTGAGGCCGATGGCCGCGATGGCCGACGGGTCGAGGCCCGCGGCTTCGAGCGCGCGCGGCACCGCCTGCCGGCATGCGCGCCACCAGTCGTCGGGATCCTGCTCGGCCCACCCCGTCTGCGGCGCCGCGAACGGCGCGTGATCGGCCGTCGCCGACGCGATCACCGTTCCGGACTCGTCGAGAATCAGCGCGCGCGTCCCGCCCGTACCCACGTCGATGCCGAGGAGATAGGTCATGGCGCCGGGCCGCATGCTATAACCACGGCCGGCAACCGGCAACGGGCAACGGGCAACCGGATCGAAGGTCGGCGACCGGCCACTGGCCCGGCCGGAAGGCGACAGCTCCATCTCCATCTCCATCTCCATCTTCGCGGAGAGATCACGATGTCATTTCGTTCGTGCGTGTTTCTGTTCACAGTCCTGGGCATGACGTCATCGGCTGCGGCGCAACGTCCACCGACGGGGACCGAGACCCGGCTGTGGTCGGGTGATGCGCCGTTGGCGACCGGGACCGGGGCCGAGGACACGCCGGCGCTCACCGTGTATCAGCCCGCGCCGGGGACGGCGACGGGGGCGGCGTTCGTGGTGCTGCCGGGAGGCGGGTATCGCGGACGCGCGGCGCACGAAGGCGAGCCGATCGCGCGCTGGCTCAATTCGATCGGCGTGACGGCGTTCGTCGCGCGCTATCGCGTGTCGCCCTACCGCCATCCCGCGCCGCTCTCAGACGCGCTGCGGGCGATCAGGTACGTGCGGGCACACGCGACGGACTGGGGCCTCGACGGTCGCGTCGGCATCCTCGGGTTCTCCGCGGGCGGCCACCTCGCGAGCACTGCCGCCACGCAGTTCACCGACGGTGATGCGAGCGCCACCGATCCCGTCCAACGCGTGAGCAGCCGTCCCGATCTCGCCATCCTGATCTACCCCGTGATCACCTTTACGGAGGACGCGTACGTCCACAAGGGATCGCGCACGAACCTGCTCGGGGAAACCGCCACGCCGGAGCAGATGGCCGCGATGTCGTCCGAGCGCCGCGTCACTTCGCGCACGCCTCCCGTGTTCCTCGTCCACACGACAGGCGATACCGGCGTGCCGCCCGAGAACAGCCTCCTGTTCGTCGAGGCAATGCGGAAGGCCGGCGTCGAACTCGAACTGCACCTCTACGAAGGCGGCCGTCATGGCTTCGGTCTCGGAGAGGTCAAGGATGGCCCCATCGGCACGTGGCCGATTCTTGGCGGGCTGTGGCTGCACAAGCACGGCTTCGCGCGCGAAACCACTGTGTCTGTGAAGTAGCGACATCATGCGCGCACGCCTCTTTCTCGCACTGCTCCTGACGACGCTGCCGGCGATGGCTGCCGCACAGACCGCGCCGCGGGCCTTCGACGTGGTGGTATACGGCGGCATCGCCGGTGGCGTGGTCACGGCCATCGCCGCCGCGCGCGAGGGCGCCCGCGTGGCGCTGCTCGAACCGCGCGATCACATCGGCGGGATGGCGTCAGGCATCGGCCAGGCGGCCGGCGTGGCAGCGAAGATGGTCATCGACGCCGGCGTCGCCGTCCAGGCCATCGACACGGCCGCCCTGTCGGCAAAGCTGAAGCGACAAGGCGCCGTGTTCGACCGTCCGCCCGTCGACTGACCGCCTTCATCGATAGCCCACAGTGTCCTGGCGTGCTGACCGGTGGCCGGTTGCCCACTGCCGGTTGCCGGTTGCCGGTGATCGACACCCTGTCATATGCTCGCCGGGACAGTGACGACACAGGAACGAGGCCGCCGGTGACCATGCGAGTGGGGTTCACCGGGGGCGGCAACATCACCGACACGCACATCAGGGCCGTCACGGGCGTCGAGGGCCTGCAGCCTGTCGGCGTGTGCGGGCCCAACGCGGCCAAGGTGGGTGCGCTGGCGGCGCGCAACGGCCTGGTCGCGGCCGCGTCGCTGGCCGAGCTGCTCGACGCGACGTCGCTCGATCTGGTCTGCATCGGGTCGCCGTCTGGCGTGCACGCCGACGAGATCGCACTGGCGGCCTCGCGCGGCTGTCACGTCCTCGCGGAAAAGCCGCTCGATGTCACGCTCGAGCGCGTGGACACAGCCATCGAGGCCGTCGAGCGCGCCGGCGTGTCGCTCGGCATCTTCTTCCAGGATCGCTGTACGCCCGCGCTGCGCGCCGCGCGCGACGGCATCGCGGCGGGCAGGCTCGGACCGATCCTGCTCGTCGACGCGCGGGTGCGCTGGTATCGCGCGCCCGAGTACTACACGACCGCCGCGTGGCGCGGCACGCCATCGCTCGACGGCGGCGGCGCGCTCATGAACCAGGGGATTCACACGGTCGATCTCCTGCTGTTCCTGCTCGGCGACGTCACCGAGGTCCACGCGCGCGCCGCGGCGCTCCTGCACGACATCGCCGTCGAAGACACGCTCGTGGCGTCGCTGTCATTCGCCTCAGGGGCGCTCGGTTCCCTCCAGGCGACCACCGCCGCCTATCCGGGGTATCCGCGGCGTGTGGAAGTGACGGGCACCGAAGGCACGCTGATCATCGAGCACGATCGCATCCTCAGCTGGGACCTGAAGAGCGGCGCCGAAGCGGGGCCGTCGCTCACGAGTGCAACGAAGAGCGCCTCGACTGCCGTAGTCTCTGATGCGACACCGCATCGGCGCGTGGTCGAGGATTTCCTGGCGGCGCTGGCCGCGCACCAGCGGCCGGCCTGCGACGGGCGCGAAGGGCGGCGCAGCGTGGCCCTGGCCGAGGCGCTCTACGAATCGGCCCGCACGGGGCTTGCCACGAAGGTGGCGACAGCCTGAAACCTGGGGCCGCCGGCGGCAGACGCGCCACCGCGGTCCGGAGACGAAGAGATGAGCGACACGTCACACGTCGAACCTGCCGGCATCAATCGGCGCACCGCCCTCAAGGCCTTTGGCGCGAGCGTCGGATCCATCGCGCTGCTGCCGTTGATCTCCGAAGAAGGGGCCATGGCGTACGAGGCGCTGCAGCGCGCCAACGCCGCACCCGCGCTGAAGGCGTTGACCAAGGCGCAATACGCCACCGTCGACGCGATCGCCGAAGCGATCATCCCGACCGACGCGCACTCGCCCGGGGCCCGTGCCGCCCGCGTGGCCGACTACATCGACCTGCTGCTCTCGGAGGCCAATCCGCAGGTGCGCGAGCGGTGGGTGGCTGGCGTCGCCGCGCTCGACGAGGCGTCCGTCGCGAAGTTCAAGGTGCCCTTCGTCAAGCTCAGCGCCACGCAGGCGACGGCGCTGCTCACCGAGATCAGCGCGAACGAGGCCAAGCCGACCACGCCCGTCGAGCAGTTCTTCCGTACGGCCAAGGACGCCACGGTTCGCGGCTACTACACGTCGGAGATCGGCATCCACAAGGATCTGCAGTACAAGGGCAACCAGTTCCTGCCCGAGTTCGTGGGCTGCCTCACCGAAGACGGCAAGGACTGCCCGCACTGCGGACAGAAGGCCCCGGTCAAGGCTGCGGACTGATGGACGCCCAGCCCACGCCTCCGATCACACCAGCCTCCGGTCCCTGGGACGTCATCGTCGTCGGGTCGGGTGCGGCCGGAGGCATGGCGGCGTTCCAGCTCGCGATGGCGGGCGTGAAGGTGCTCCTGCTCGAGGCCGGGCGCATGCTCGACCCGCAGAAGGACTACAAGACGATGGAGTGGCCGTACGTCGACATGCGCCGCCATCGTCTGCCTGTCGGCGAGTTCGCGTTGTCGGCCGCCGAATACCGCACGCTCGATCGTCCGTACGGCCTCACGCCGGAGATGCAGCGCTACAAGAAGGTGATGGCCTATTCGGGTAATCGCTTCACGCGCGACTGGATTGTCGACGAGAAGGAGAACCCGATCACCGGCACGCCGTACGCGTGGGTGCGTGCGCGTGTGCTCGGGGGGAAGACGAACCTGTGGGGCCGCGTCTCGCTGCGTTTCTCGGATCTCGATCTCAAGGCGAAGACGCACGACGGCTTCGGCGAAGACTGGCCGATCGGCTATGCCGATA
This region includes:
- the xylB gene encoding xylulokinase encodes the protein MTYLLGIDVGTGGTRALILDESGTVIASATADHAPFAAPQTGWAEQDPDDWWRACRQAVPRALEAAGLDPSAIAAIGLTGQMHGATLLDGAGAVVRPALIWCDQRTHEECALLTERIGAARLIEWTSNPALTGFTLPKLLWVRRTEPDAWARVRHVLLPKDYIRYRLTGRFATDVADASGTLLFDVARRRWSREMFGATGIEATMMPEAFEGPQITGSLTTDGATAVGLRPGIPVVAGGGDQAAGAVGMGIVTPGAVCATIGTSGVVFAATDRPALDPRGRVHTFCHAVPGRWHVMGVTQAAGLSLRWFRDRFGSGPSDDRDPYERLADEALAVPPGADGVLWAPYLMGERTPHLDAHARAALVGLAASHTRAHVIRAILEGVAFSLQDSFTILREMQVPVEAIRLGGGGARAALWRQIQADVYGHDVQTVAAEEGAAYGAGILAGVGVGVWPDVDTACDRVVRVTGEVAPGEGRAVLARQYRAYQALYPALRQVRDALA
- a CDS encoding alpha/beta hydrolase; the protein is MTSSAAAQRPPTGTETRLWSGDAPLATGTGAEDTPALTVYQPAPGTATGAAFVVLPGGGYRGRAAHEGEPIARWLNSIGVTAFVARYRVSPYRHPAPLSDALRAIRYVRAHATDWGLDGRVGILGFSAGGHLASTAATQFTDGDASATDPVQRVSSRPDLAILIYPVITFTEDAYVHKGSRTNLLGETATPEQMAAMSSERRVTSRTPPVFLVHTTGDTGVPPENSLLFVEAMRKAGVELELHLYEGGRHGFGLGEVKDGPIGTWPILGGLWLHKHGFARETTVSVK
- a CDS encoding FAD-dependent oxidoreductase → MRARLFLALLLTTLPAMAAAQTAPRAFDVVVYGGIAGGVVTAIAAAREGARVALLEPRDHIGGMASGIGQAAGVAAKMVIDAGVAVQAIDTAALSAKLKRQGAVFDRPPVD
- a CDS encoding Gfo/Idh/MocA family oxidoreductase, giving the protein MTMRVGFTGGGNITDTHIRAVTGVEGLQPVGVCGPNAAKVGALAARNGLVAAASLAELLDATSLDLVCIGSPSGVHADEIALAASRGCHVLAEKPLDVTLERVDTAIEAVERAGVSLGIFFQDRCTPALRAARDGIAAGRLGPILLVDARVRWYRAPEYYTTAAWRGTPSLDGGGALMNQGIHTVDLLLFLLGDVTEVHARAAALLHDIAVEDTLVASLSFASGALGSLQATTAAYPGYPRRVEVTGTEGTLIIEHDRILSWDLKSGAEAGPSLTSATKSASTAVVSDATPHRRVVEDFLAALAAHQRPACDGREGRRSVALAEALYESARTGLATKVATA
- a CDS encoding gluconate 2-dehydrogenase subunit 3 family protein, whose product is MSDTSHVEPAGINRRTALKAFGASVGSIALLPLISEEGAMAYEALQRANAAPALKALTKAQYATVDAIAEAIIPTDAHSPGARAARVADYIDLLLSEANPQVRERWVAGVAALDEASVAKFKVPFVKLSATQATALLTEISANEAKPTTPVEQFFRTAKDATVRGYYTSEIGIHKDLQYKGNQFLPEFVGCLTEDGKDCPHCGQKAPVKAAD